A single genomic interval of Primulina huaijiensis isolate GDHJ02 chromosome 7, ASM1229523v2, whole genome shotgun sequence harbors:
- the LOC140980893 gene encoding protein TOC75-3, chloroplastic-like, giving the protein MASSAATAFLLPPLSSSTASRRRRNSSSIIPPTQCRFSASHSTIQSNLSSLDASSSKSPKPSKSVPSAADFVISSKFIALSAAFGFLFHFAVPLVGGGGGSNFNFWGGGGGGGGDGGQGHNFWSCIFLALAKDDDPQQEWDSHGLPANIVVLLNKLSGFKKYKVSDILFFDRRRGSTVGTDDSFFEMVSLRPGGVYTKAQLQKELETLATCGMFEKVDLETKTNPDGTINVTIPFLESTWQSADRFRCINVGLMAQSKPIEMDADMTEKEKLDYMRSQEKDYRRRIESSRPCMLPPSVQREILQMLREQGKVSARLLQRIRDRVQQWYHENGYACAQVVNFGNLNTKEVVCEVVEGDITQLVIQFQDKLGNVCEGNTQFPVIKRELPNKLRQGEVFNIEAGKQALRNINSLALFSNIEVNPRPDEKNEGGIIVEIKLKELEQKSAEVSTEWSIVPGRGGRPTLASVQPGGTVSFEHRNIQGLNRSLLGSVTTSNFLNPQDDLAFKLEYVHPYVDGVYNPRNRTFRTSCFNSRKLSPVLTGGPGIEEVPPIWVDRAGVKANFTENFTRQSKLIYGLVMEEITTRDESSHISANGQRVLPSGGVSADGPPTTLSGTGVDRVAFLQANITRDNTKFLNGAIVGERNVFQLDQGLGIGSKFPFFNRHQLTITQFLQLKQVEEGAGKPPPPVLVLHGHYGGCVGDLPSYDAFTLGGPYSVRGYNMGELGAARNILELAAELRIPVRNTHAYVFAEHGNDLGSSKDLKGNPTAVYRRMGHGSSYGAGVKLGLVRAEYAVDVNSGTGAIFFRFGERF; this is encoded by the exons ATGGCGTCCTCCGCCGCAACCGCTTTTCTGCTTCCACCACTAAGTTCCTCCACCGCCAGCCGTCGGCGACGGAATTCCTCCTCCATCATCCCGCCAACTCAATGTCGATTTTCTGCCTCCCATTCAACTATCCAGTCGAACCTCTCCTCTCTCGACGCTTCTTCCTCCAAAAGCCCTAAACCCTCGAAATCTGTCCCTTCTGCGGCCGATTTTGTAATTTCCTCCAAATTCATCGCCCTCTCCGCCGCCTTTGGCTTCCTTTTCCATTTCGCTGTCCCGCTAGTCGGTGGAGGCGGCGGCTCTAACTTCAATTTTTGgggtggaggaggtggtggtggtggagacGGAGGTCAAGGTCATAATTTCTGGTCTTGCATTTTCTTAGCCTTGGCGAAAGACGATGATCCTCAACAGGAATGGGATTCCCATGGATTGCCTGCCAACATTGTGGTCCTACTGAATAAGTTGAGCGGATTCAAGAAATACAAAGTCTCTGATATCTTGTTCTTTGATCGCCGCCGTGGCTCCACTGTCGGCACCGATGACTCATTCTTTGAGATGGTGTCACTCCGCCCAGGCGGTGTTTACACCAAGGCGCAGCTCCAGAAAGAGCTTGAAACTCTAGCCACGTGTGGGATGTTTGAGAAAGTGGATTTGGAGACGAAAACAAACCCGGACGGCACCATCAATGTAACCATCCCATTCCTCGAGTCAACGTGGCAGTCTGCTGATAGGTTCAGGTGCATCAACGTGGGTTTGATGGCTCAGTCAAAACCGATTGAAATGGATGCTGATATGACCGAGAAGGAGAAGTTGGATTACATGAGGAGTCAAGAGAAGGATTACCGGAGGAGGATTGAGAGTTCAAGACCATGTATGCTACCACCGTCTGTGCAAAGGGAGATTTTGCAGATGTTGAGAGAGCAGGGGAAGGTGAGTGCGAGGTTGTTGCAGAGGATTAGGGATAGAGTACAACAGTGGTATCATGAGAATGGGTACGCTTGTGCCCAAGTTGTGAACTTTGGTAATTTGAATACCAAAGAGGTCGTGTGTGAAGTGGTCGAAGGTGACATTACACAGCTTGTGATTCAGTTCCAGGATAAGCTCGGGAATGTTTGCGAGGGCAACACCCAGTTTCCTGTGATAAAAAGGGAGTTACCCAATAAG CTTCGCCAAGGAGAAGTTTTTAACATTGAGGCTGGGAAACAAGCTTTGAGAAATATAAATTCGTTAGCTCTCTTCTCCAACATTGAGGTAAATCCACGCCCAGACGAAAAAAATGAGGGTGGTATTATTGTTGAAATCAAGTTGAAAGAACTGGAGCAGAAGTCTGCTGAAGTTAGTACAGAATGGAGTATTGTCCCAGGTCGTGGGGGCCGCCCTACTTTG GCTTCAGTCCAGCCAGGGGGAACTGTTTCTTTCGAGCATCGGAATATTCAAGGGTTGAACAGGTCACTTCTTGGTTCAGTGACCACCAGCAATTTCCTCAATCCCCAG GACGATCTTGCTTTCAAGCTTGAGTATGTACATCCTTATGTGGACGGTGTGTACAATCCTCGAAACCGTACCTTCCGCACTAGCTGCTTTAACAGTAGAAAACTAAGTCCGGTTTTAACTGGAGGACCTGGAATAGAAGAAGTTCCACCTATTTGGGTTGATAGGGCTGGTGTTAAAGCCAATTTTACTGAG AACTTTACCCGTCAAAGCAAATTAATTTATGGACTCGTGATGGAGGAGATTACTACACGTGATGAAAGCAGTCATATTTCTGCAAATGGCCAAAGGGTATTGCCAAGTGGAGGTGTCAGCGCAGACGGACCTCCCACAACTCTCAGCGGCACTGGAGTTGATCGCGTGGCATTTTTGCAGGCAAATATCACTAGAGATAATACCAAATTCCTAAATGGTGCTATAGTCGGTGAGAGAAATGTGTTTCAG CTTGACCAGGGGCTCGGCATTGGTAGCAAGTTTCCATTTTTCAATCGCCACCAGTTAACAATAACTCAATTTCTCCAGTTGAAGCAAGTAGAGGAAGGTGCTGGGAAGCCACCGCCTCCTGTTTTAGTCCTTCATGGCCATTATGGTGGTTGTGTAGGTGATCTTCCCAGCTACGATGCATTCACTTTGGGGGGACCTTATTCAGTCAGAGGTTATAACATGGGAGAGCTTGGTGCTGCAAGAAATATACTTGAA TTAGCTGCTGAGCTAAGGATACCTGTGAGAAATACTCATGCTTATGTTTTTGCTGAACATGGCAACGATCTTGGTAGTTCAAAGGACTTGAAGGGAAACCCGACTGCAGTTTACCGAAGAATGGGCCATGGATCCTCGTACGGTGCTGGAGTAAAGCTTGGATTAGTACGAGCAGAGTATGCTGTTGATGTTAACTCTGGAACTGGTGCCATATTCTTCAGATTTGGAGAAAGATTTTGA
- the LOC140981570 gene encoding uncharacterized protein: MNQVADALSRKVQPKMLTSLTISKVHEHLGTSGWTYRSKDDYFIVSSIQVEPQIVSKIKAAQRTDPHVHKLKELTMTGQSDKFSVASDGCLRYNGRLVVPNLIDLKESILREAHCSRHSVKAERMRPGVMLHSLEVPQWNWEHIAMDFVTHLPRSTRGCDAIWVCFEVLEQFAISIGFKVGNEHCISPTDRCFQATIGMAPFEALYGRKCRSLICWDDVGERQMSMPEFIQEMKEKVEMIRKRMKASQDRQASYTNKRRRPLEFQVGNQSLSAIHDVFHVSMLRKYEPDLSHVLRTDEVELDSSLSYVEHPVQILDRKEKQLRNKTITLVMVQWSRHGREEATWELEAKMRQEWPHLFDTVTNYSMYSDFPMYYQWIGFEKSLRNFSGKLSVQLRANYFHVSFLRKFDTNGNPNPSISINVVAVDFESILTINDEAVRGVFQKIESSGLRKFLGLPLKKSSSSMSSAR; encoded by the exons ATGAATCAAGTTGCAGATGCTCTGAGTAGAAAGGTTCAGCCTAAAATGTTGACATCTTTGACTATTTCAAAAGTTCATGAGCATTTGGGAACTTCAGGATGGACTTATCGGTCTAAGGACGACTACTTTATAGTTTCatctattcaagttgaaccacAAATTGTTTCTAAAATCAAAGCAGCACAGAGAACTGATCCGCATGTTCATAAACTAAAAGAATTGACTATGACAGGTCAATCAGACAAGTTCAGTGTTGCTTCAGATGGATGTCTGCGCTATAATGGTAGACTTGTGGTTCCGAATTTGATAGATTTGAAAGAATCTATACTTCGAGAAGCTCATTGTAGTCGACACAGT GTTAAAGCTGAGAGAATGAGACCTGGTGTTATGTTACATAGTCTGGAAGTGCCACAGTGGAATTGGGAGCACattgctatggactttgtgacacACCTGCCTCGTTCAACtcgtggttgtgatgcgatttgg gtttgcttcgaAGTTTTGGAGCAGTTTGCAATCAGCATTGGGTTCAAAGTTGGCAATGAGCACTGCAtatcacccacagacagatg CTTCCAAGCAACCATCGgaatggcaccatttgaagccttgtacggtaggaagtgtagatctctgATATGCTGGGATGATGTAGGAGAACGACAGATGTCAATGccagaatttattcaagaaatgaaAGAGAAGGTTGaaatgatcaggaaaagaatgaaagcaTCACAGGATCGTCAAGCCAGCTATACTAATAAAAGGCGTAGGCCTTTAGAATTTCAGGTTGGCAATCAG AGTTTGTCTGCTatacatgatgtgtttcatgtatctatgttacgAAAGTATGAGCCAGATCTTTCTCATGTCTTGAGGACTGATGAGGTGGAGTTAGATAGTTCCCTTAGCTACGTTGAGCATCCAGtgcaaattcttgatcgcaaagagAAGCAACTGAGGAATAAGACGATTACACTGGTTATGGTGCAATGGAGTAGACATGGGAGAGAAGAAGCTACATGGGAATTAGAGGCTAAAATGCGGCAAGAATGGCCTCACTTGTTTGACACTGTCACAAATTATTCCATGTACTCTGACTTTCCTATGTACTATCAGTG GATTGGATTCGAGAAATCCTTAAGGAATTTCAGTGGTAAATTAAGTGTTCAGTTGAG AGCAAATTACTTTCACGTTTCTTTCTTACGGAAGTTCGATACAAATGGCAACCCAAACCCCAGCATTTCTATAAATGTGGTTGCTGTCGATTTTGAATCAATTCTCACCATCAACGATGAAGCAGTTCGAGGAGTTTTTCAAAAGATTGAATCTTCTGGGCTTCGTAAATTCTTGGGTCTGCCACTCAAGAAATCTTCTTCATCTATGAGTTCAGCTCGCTAA